The DNA window AGTCCTGACACGCACCGGCGGTGGGTTCACTCGACGAGCACACCCCCCACAAGTTCCCCGATCCCCGCTGTGCCATGCCTTCCCACCCACCGCTCCAGGCCGCGGACGACGCGCACCGGTGAGCGTGGGTCGGCAAAGAGCGCGGTGCCCATCTGCACCGCGCTTGCGCCGGCGAGGATGAGTTCGGCGGCATCGTCCCATGTCTGCACGCCGCCGCAGCCGATGATGGGCGTGCCGGTGTCGCGGCAGACGAGCCGGTGCGCGTCGTAGACGAGTTTGACGGCGATGGGGTGCACGGCAGGCCCGCTCAGCCCGCCGGTCACGTTCGCCAATCGCGGCCTTCGCGTCGCGGGGTCGATCGCCATCGCGGGCACGGTGTTCGCGATCGTCAGGGCGTCCGCGCCGGGTCGGCTGTTCGGCCCGCTCGGCACAGCCCCTGCCTCGATCGCGGCCCGCGCGAGGTCGGCGATGCCGTGCGGCGTGCCGATGGCCACCGGGCTGAGTTTCACGAACATCCGAGTTCGCGGGAGCGCGGCCCGGACAGCCCCCACCAGTTCGCGCAGCAGCCGGGGGTCTGCGCCAAACTCGGTTCCATGGCGCACGTTCGGACAGGAAACGTTCAGTTCTACCGCAGCGATCGCTTCGATCTCGCCCATCGCTCCCGCGACGAGGACGTAGTCATCCACGGAGAAGCCCGCGACGGAGCCAACGATTGCCGTCGGCACGCTGGGGATCCGTGGCGCGACGTGGGCCTCGAAGGCGTCCAGCCCGACGTTCGCCAGGCCGATCGAGTTGAGCATCCCCGCCTTGGATTCGAGGATGCGCCAGGTCGCGTTCCCCTCGCGAGGCTGGGGGGTGATCGACTTCGTCACAACCGCTCCGAGCTGGCCCAAGTCGAGTACATCCGCCATCTCGTCGAGCGTGCCGGCGGTCCCAGCGGCCAGCATGACGGGATTGCGCAGCCGCAATCCGGCAAGGTCGGTCACGAGCGTCGAGTCCCGGTGGTTCATCCTGTTCCGTAGCCTACTCCGCCCTGACTGTCTCGGTGTCCTCCGGGCGGCTTTCGGATCCTGCGCGTTGCGCCCGAATCACAGCGGCAGCGGCTATGGTTGGACATGGACGTCGAGCAACGGATCGCCCAGTTCGAGAAGATGGCTCTCGAAGACCCCGACAACGACATGGCCCACTTCTCGCTTGGGGGCGCGTACAACCAGGCGGGCCGGTTCGCCGAGGCGGCGGCCAGTTACCAGCGGTGCATCGCGCTGAATCCCGGCATGTCGAAGGCGTACCAGCTCGCCGGGGCCGCGCTCATGGCGTGCGGGCGCGAGGACGAGGCGGCTGAGGTGCTGACGCGGGGGTATGCCGCCGCGGCGGAGCGTGGCGACCTGATGCCGAAGAAGGCGATCGGGGAACTGCTGGAACGGCTCGGTCGGCCTGTTCCCGAGGTTCGTTCGGCCGCCCAGGCGCGCGCCCCCACTGCCGGCGGGTTCGTGTGCCGGCGCACGGGCCGGCCGGGGACGAAGATGGACCGCCCCCCCTTCCGCGGCCCTATCGGCGAGTGGATCGCGGCGAACATCTCGCGTGAGACCTGGGAGTCATGGATCGCGCAGGGCACCAAGGTGATCAACGAGTTGCGGCTGGACCTGAGCCGAGATGAGGACGCGGCAACTTACGACCAGCACATGAGGGAGTTCCTCGGCATGGAAGATGCCGATAAGCCGGGTCGGCATTAGACCCCGAGGAAACTCCGAATCGGGTTTGCGATGCCCGAACATCCATGAGACATCGGCCCGAAATCGGCCGTTTTCTCGGGAAACGGTCTTGAGACGAACCGCGGAACCCTTTACGCTGGGCGGCAGTAGGAACCGCTGTGTCGCGGTCTGAGAGAGTGTTCCCCGAGATCGAGAGGAGACAGGACATGAAGAAGCTCGCTGTTCTGCCGCTTGTGTGCGGCCTGGCTGTCGCGTCCCACGCGTCGGCGATGGATTACGTGTTCAACTTCGGCAACGTTCTGATCACGCCTGCCAACCCGCAGTCGCAGAACGCGAACCTCAGCCCCGGCGCGGGGTGGCAGGTCGTCGGCTTCACGTTCGACGGCTATTACAACTACACGCACTCGTTCTTCGCCACCGACGCCCGCCTGGACATCTTCGGGCCGGGCGGTTTCCACTACGCGGTCGGCGGGTACGACAACTACTCCGGCAACCCGTGGCAGTTCGGCGACGGCGAGGGTCAGAAGACCCACACCGCGGCGATCGGACCCGTGAACGCCAACGGCAACTGGACGGTCCAGATCATCAACGACTGGGCCCCCAGCAGCGGCCACAACTGGTCGAACCTGACCGTCACCCTGCACATGGTCCCCGCGCCCGGCGGCCTCGCGCTGCTCGGCCTGGCTGGCGCGGCCGCGTTCCGTCGCCGGCGTTGATATCGCCTCCTGAATCGCAGTGACAACACACGAGCGGCCCCGGCGTTCTGTCGGGGTCGCTTCTTTCATTGGGCTTGGCGATGCCCGTTGACACGTCAAAACGCCCCGGGGGCGGCTCCCGGGGCGGAGGGTTCAGAAGGGGATGGTGTTGCCGGTCAGGGCAGGCGTATCTTGTCGCTGCCGAGGGCGTCGTGGGCGTCCATGCCGCCGCGCTTCGGGCTGGGGGCCGGGCGTCCCGAGTCGTCGTCGCGTTCGTCGCCGCCGGTGGTGTCGCCCCACTGCGCCCGCTTGAGTGAGAGGCCGATCTTTCGGTCGGCGGTATCGACGCGGAGAATCTTGACGTCGATCTCGTCGCCGGGCTTGACGACGTCCTGGGGGTTCTCGACCTTGTGGTCGGCGAGTTCGGAGATGTGGAGAAGGCCCTCGAGATCGTCTTCGAGTTCGACGAAGACGCCGAAGTTGGTGATCTTGGTGACCTTGCCGCGGACGACCATGCCCGGCTTGTATGCCGAGGGGATGGCTTCGAGCCACGGGTCCTCGGTGAGTTGCTTGATGCCGAGGCTGATGCGCTGCTTCTCGCGGTCGACGTCGAGGACGACGCAGCGGACGACGTCGCCCTTCTTGACGACCTCGTTGGGGTGCGTGACCTTCTTGGTCCAGGACATGTCGGTGACGTGGAGGAGGCCGTCGATTCCCGGCTCGATCTCGACGAACGCGCCGTAGTTGGCGAGGTTGCGGACCGCGCCCTCGACGATGGTGCCCGGGGGGTACTTCTCGCCGACGAGTTCCCACGGGTTGACCTCGGTCTGCTTCATGCCGAGGCTGATTTCCTGCTTGTTCTTGTCCACGTCGAGGATGACGACGTCGACCTTGTCTCCCTGGTTGAGAACCTCGGAGGGGTGGTTGATGCGGCGAGTCCACGACATCTCGGAGATGTGGACGAGTCCCTCGATGCCGTCGTCGAGGCGGACGAACGCGCCGTAGGACATGATGTTGACGACCTCGCCGGTGACGCGTGCGCCGACGGGGTACTTCTTCTCGATCTCCTCCCAGGGGGAGGTTTCCTTCTGCTTGAGTCCGAGGGCGATCTTCTCCTTCTCCATGTCGATGTTGAGGATTTTGACCTCGATCTTGTCGTCGATCTTGAGGAGTTCGCTGGGATGGTTGATGCGACCCCACGACATGTCGGTGATGTGGAGCAGTCCATCGATCCCGCCCAGGTCGACGAACGCGCCGAAGTCGGCGATGTTCTTGACGGTGCCGGTGACGATGTCGCCTTCCTTGAGCGTGGAGAGCAGTCGCTTCTTGGCGGCGTCGCGCTCTTCCTCGATCAGTTTGCGTCGGCTGATGACGATGTTGCGGCGTTCGGTGTCGATCTTCAGGATCTGCGCCCGCACGCGGCGGCCGACGAAATCGCCGATCTCGTGCGGCCTGCGGATGTCCACCTGGCTCGCGGGCAGGAAGACCGGCACGCCGATGTCCACGAGCAGGCCGCCCTTGATCTTGCGCATCACCTGCCCCTCGACGACGTCCCCTTCCTTCGTCGAGTCGATGATCCGCTGCCAGTTGAGGATGCGGTCGGCCTTGCGCTTGGAGAGCTGGACCAGCCCGCCGTCGCCCTCGATGTTTTCGAGCAGGACGTCCACGGTCTCGCCCGGCTTGATCTCTTCATCGCCGAACTCCTCGCGCGGCACCAGCCCCTCGCTCTTGAGTCCGACTTCGAGGACCACGTCATCGCCCGCGAACCCGATGACCTTTCCCTTGATGATCTTGCCGGGCGACAGGTCCGCCAGGTTGTCAACCAGGAAGGCGTCCATGTGGGCGTCGGCGGGCGACTTGCCCAATGCCTCCGCCAGCAGGCGGTCCGTCTCCGCGTCCGTCAGTCCGAGCGATGCGATCAGCGTTTCATCAACCATGTTGTTCCTTCGATCGATTGTCGGGGCCGCTCCATCGTGCCGCGGTCGGCGTGCGGAAAGGCGGTGCGAACCCCGCGCCGGCGAGCCTTCGCCCTTCGGCGCGCCCCATCGGGGCTGTTGCAGGCAGGTGGGACCGCTTCCGCGCGCGCGGAATGACCGAGCGGGCCGACCACCGAGAGCTGGACGGTAGCCCGGCGCGACCGCCAAGGAAAGGCGTTTACGCCCCTCCGGGCGGCTCGCCGCGTCCGCTCAGGGCGAGCAGCAGGTCCGGCAACGAGTGGTCGAACGCTCCCCGCGTCAGCACCTCGTCGGCCCCGGCATCCCGAGCGGCCTGCAGGCGGGCTTTCTGCACGTGCGGCCCGAAGGCGACGATCCGGACCGTCGCCCCCGCCTCCGCCCGCGCCAGGGCGATCAGGTCCAGCCCGGCCTCTGCTTCGAGGTCCACGATCAATGCCCGGACGGGGGAGTCCGCCAGCCGTGCCCGGAGCATGTCAGCGTTGCGGGCGGGTCGGCAGGGGACGGCCAGCGCATCGGCGGTCGCCTTGATGCGGGTCGCCCACAGGAGGTCGGCAGCGGCGTAGAGTACCACGGTCGTTCCGGGGAAAGTGGAGAGGCCTACCGTACAGACTTCGCCGACGCCAGGCGGGCGCCGGAATCCAGCCGCGGCGTCGCACCGAAGCGACCAACTCGCAGCCGTTTGGAATGTTCGGCTCGCCGACCGCCGATGACAAGGTCGGTAGACAACACCGGCTCGCCCTCTCATCGGCGAGACCGGGGCTTGACACCACCGGACGTTGCACCCATGACACAGACAGCGACTCCCGCCGCGAAGCCCGCTCCCGCCGTCGGACGAGACCCGATCTTCGACGAGCTCGGCTTCCCCACGGACCCTGACAACCTCTACCTCCAGACCGTCGCCACCATGCTCCGCGCGGCGGAGTTGCTCGACCTGCGGCACCGAGTTCGCATCATCCTCGCCCAGCCGAAGAACGAGACCATGGTCCACTTCCCCGTCCGCATGGACGACGGGCACCACAAACTCTTCAAGGGCTACCGCGTCCAGCACAACAACGCCCTGGGCCCGTACAAGGGCGGCCTGCGTTTCCACCCCGACGTCCACCTCGACGACGTCAAGGCCCTCGCTCTCCTGATGACCATGAAGTGCTCCCTCGCCCGCGTGCCGTTCGGCGGGGGCAAGGGCGGCGTGAAGGTCGATCCCCGCGCCCACTCGCCCTCCGAGATGGAGCGCATCACACGCCGCTTCACCTCCGCGATCATGCACCTCATCGGCCCGGACTTTGACATCCCCGCCCCCGACGTCGGCACCAACGCGCAGCACATGGCGTGGATCGCCGACACCTACATGATGAGCCAGCCCAGCAACACGCCCAACGACGCGCTCCGCGTCGTGACAGGAAAGCCGGTCGAGTTCGGCGGCTCGCTCGGCCGCGAGAAGGCCACGGGACAGGGTGTCGTTGACGTGCTCATCGAGATGCTCCCCGAGCTGGGCATCGAACTCAAGGACATGCGGGTGAGCATCCTCGGCTTCGGGAACGTGGGCTCATGGGCCGGGCGCATTCTCGACGAACTCGGCGCGAAGATCGTCGCCGTCATGGATCACACCGGGGCGATCCGCAACGACGCCGGCTTCGACTGCGAGGCGCTGGCCGCGCACGTCGCGGAGAAGGGAGGCGTCGCGGGCTTCGGCAAGGGGACCGGCTCCGGCGGCAGCCCGCGCCTGGGCGGCCAGCCGATCTCCGCGGACGAGTTCTACAAGACCGCGGTGGACGTGTTCATTCCGGCCGCGCTCGAACAGATGATCAAGGAGCGCGAGGCGCGGATGCTCGACTGCAAGGTCGTGGTCGAGGCCGCCAACGCACCCACCGTCCCCGCGGGCGACCGCGTGCTGAGCGAGCGGGGGATCGAGGTCATCCCGGCCATTCTCGCCAACTCGGGCGGCGTGACGGTCTCCTACTTCGAGTGGGTGCAGAACAAGTCGTGCGTCACGTGGGATGCCGAGACCGTGGACAAGGAGCTCAACCGCCACATGGTGATGGCCGCGCGGCGCACCGTGCTCGCCCGCCAGCGATACGGCTGCGACATGCGCACCGCCGCTTACGTGGCCGCGCTCGACCACATCGGCAAGGTCTACGCCGTCCGCGGCATCTTCCCGTGAACCGCTGACAACCCGTCGATCACACGACGCAGGCCCGCCGTCCACCCCCGGCGGGCCTGTTTCATGCTCGGCCCCCGGGGTTGGCGTGACGTGGCGTGTGAAGGTTTGACGGCGGTCGGCACTTGCTCGCGCTTCATGCCCGATATGAACGTGCGAATGGTAAGCGTGCGGCACACCAGCGTCGGCTTGAAGCGGCCGGCGCCGGTGGCACAGGCCGGTCAATACATCGTCAGCCCGCCGTCGACGGCGATCACCTGGCCGGTCAGGTAGCCGGCGTCGTCGCTGGTGGCGTATGCGACGGCGGCGGCGATGTCCTCCGGGGTGCCGAGGCGCTTGACCGCCATGGTCTCCTTGACCTTTTCGACGATGGTCTCGGGGAGGCCTGCTGTCATGTCGGTCTCGACGAAGCCGGGGGCGATGAGGTTGCAGGTGATGCCCTTGGAACCGAGTTCGCGCGCGACGGTCTTCGTGAGACCGACGAGGCCCGCCTTGGCTGCTGCGTAGTTGGCCTGTCCGGGGTTGCCCATCAGGCCGCTGGTCGAGCCGATGTTGACGATGCGCCCGAAGCGGTTCTTCATCATTGGGCGTGCGGCGGCGCGGATGGCGACGAACGCACTGGTCAGGTTCACGCGCAGCACCTCATCCCACTCGGCGTCGGTCATGCGCAGCAGGAGGTTGTCGCGAGTGATGCCCGCGTTGTTCACGAGGATGTCAAGGCGGCCGAGTTCGCTGGCGACTTCGTCGATCGCTGCGGCGAGAGCGTCGGCGTGGCCGACGTCGACGGCCTTCACCCACGCGGAGCCGCCCGCTTCCTCGATCGTCGAGCGGACCTCGGTGAGGGGGCCTTCGGAACGCGCCACCAGGACGACGCGCCGCCCCTCGCGCGCCAGACGCACGGCCGCCGCGCGCCCGATGCCGCGGCTGGCTCCGGTTACGATCGCCACCCGGGCGTCGTCCGCATTGGTCATGGTCTGCCCCTTGGCTCGTGTCGGCCCGGTGCGAGTTCACCCGCCCGGGATGGTGATCGGCCCGCCGGGGGTGTTCTTACGGCGGGGGTCGCGTTCGGAGTCCTGCTGCGTGCCGCCCGGCGCCGTGCCCGGCGTAATTCCGGCGTCGCGGAGTTTGCGGAGCAGGTCGCGAATCTGCCGGACGACCTCCGGCGGCAACTGGTCGCCCATCTCCTCGAGCATCTTTTCGATGGCGTCGAGGTCGAGGTTGGCCGGGTCGAGACCCATCGCCCGCAACTGCGCGAGCACCTCTTCGGGCAGTCCGAAGGGGTTGCCGCCGTCGGCGAGCGCCATGCCGCCGGCGGACTCGTAGTCGCTCTGTGCCAGGCCGTCCCAGGCGGTCGCGCGGACACGGACTTCGGGCGTGGCGGGCGCACCGCCGAAGACCCAGGAGTCGAAGACGCGCGTGCCGTCCCAGCGCAGGATGTAGGACGCGCCCGGCTCCTGCACCGCGAAGGCGACGGATGCAGCCGTGGGTGATTCGCTGAAACGGGCGTAGTCGTCGATCCAGACGATGCGGACGGCCTCGATGCGCGAGGTCGCCTCGGCCCACTCGTCGGAAGCGACAAGCGTGTCCAGCACGCTCTGCGCGGGCTTGTCGAGCAGGCGACGGGCGGCGCTCGCGTCGCCCCGGGCGAAGGCGTCGGCGAGGCGCACGACAGCCTCGGCGAGCGAGCGATCCACGGGCGCCTGCGACTCGACGAACTGCACCGCCGCGCTGGCGTTGAGCGCCTGCACCACGGCGCGGGCGTCCACCGGCTCGGGCGGCGGAGGGGGGGGCGGCGCGGGCGGCGGCGGCGGGGGCGGAGGGGGCGGCGGCTTGCTGCACCCCCCGAGGGCGAGGGGGATCGAGGCGACCAGGCACGCCAGCGCGAGGCCGCGGGCGGCGAGGCGGGACGGCTTATTCGCTCGGAACATCGTGCGCCTCCACTTTCAACCCCCGGTCAATCCGTCGCATCAGCCCGGCGAGGGTTCGGCCGGGGGCGAGTTCATGCATCGCGGCCGCGGCGGTGTTGGCCGCGAGCCATCGGGCGCAGTCGGCCCAGCGGACGGGCTGGGTCAACTGCTCGACGAGGCGGAGGCGGATGGAGTCCGCAAGCGCCTTCGGCACAGGCGGGACGCCTGTGCCACCTTGGATCGTATCACTCGCCGCGGCGTGCGGCAGACCGGTCACGTTCGACAGCACGGGGCAGCGTGGGGGGCGGATGGTGGTGCGGGCGAGGGCCTCGGCGAGGCGTTCCGCGGCGGGGGCCATCAGCGGCGAGTGGAACGCGCCGGCGACGGGGAGCGGCTGGACGCGAAGGCCCATGGATTCCGCGGCCTTGACGGCGCGCTCGCAGGCCGCGGTCGCGCCGCTGAGGACGACCTGGCCGGGTGCGTTGAAGTTGGCGCAGACGAGGATGTCGGCGGCGCGGGCCGTGTCGCAGACGGCGCGGGCCTGGGCTTCGTCCGCGCCGATGAGGGCGACCATGCCGGAGGGTGTCGCTTCGGCGGCGTCCTGCATGGCGCGGCCGCGGAGGGTGACGAGTTCGAGTGCATCGGCGAACGCGATCGCGTCGGCGGCGTGGAGGGCGGTGTATTCGCCGAGCGAGAGGCCGGCCGTGGCGGCGAGGGGGAGTTCGTCGGGCGAGACGGCCCAGGCGGCGCAAAGGGCGCGCAGGCAGGCGACGGAGACGGTGAAGATCGCGGGCTGGGAGACGTCGGTGCGGTTGAGGGTGTCGGCTGGGCCGTCGAAGCAGAGGGATCGGAGGGGCGCGCCGAGGCGGGCGCCGAGGATGCGCTCCGCGTCGTCGAAGACGGCGCGTGCCTCGGGCGAGGCGTCGTGCCAGGCGCGTCCCATGGCGAGTGCCTGCGCGCCCTGGCCGGGGCAGAGGAGGACGATGGGGTTCATGGGGGACTGTAGGGGACGCTCCGGGAGTTGGGTGCGGAGCGCATGTGAAGGCCAAGAGCCGGAGGGCGTGGGGAATCACTATACTTCTGCGAGGTTGACCATGGTGTACTTCGGCAAGGTCAAGGGCGGTCGGATCGAGTTGGACCCGCCGGGGCGGCTGCCGGAGGGCGCGCGCGTTCGCGTCGAGCCTGTCGGTGAGCAGGGGAGCGGGAATGGACAGCATCCCGACCCGGCCGACAACCTCGCGAGCGAAGCCGTGGACGTCGGCATCACCGACATGTCGGACGAGCACGACCACTATGCAGCCGAGGGGGACGATCCTGTTTATCATTTGGGCGATGATGCCGCGGATGCCCCATCACTTTCCGCCGATCTGGCCGCTAGGCACGATCACTTCCTCTGCTGCACATAAAGGCGCAGCGACACTTGAGCGTGCTGCCCCTGACAGAACACCTCAACTCCCCGTTTGAACTGCTCCAGACTTCGGCTATCGCCGGCAGCCCGCGCGGTTCCTCCGGAGCGGGCGATCAACTCGTACCCCGTGCCACGCGACGACCGGACGATGTTAGGGTACTATGGAGGGCAAGAGGCTACTTGTGAGGCACTGCACCGCGCCTCCACAGGGCGGCGTCAATCACCGCACGATGGCCCTCTGTGTATGGTACGTTCTTGTCGTAACAGGACTTGCGCAATATCAAGGAAAGCCGACGGGAGGGGCTTGACAACCCCGCCCCCCCCCCGGTAAACTGCGGGGGAAGGCAGGGGCATGACCCATGCGCGCGTTGCTCGCTCTCGCAGCCCGGTTCGTTCCGCTGCTCGCCGGCACGGTCCTCTTCCTCGCCGGAATTGCGAAGGCCGTTCAGCCCTCAGATACCCTGACCTCGCTCGCATGGGTATTCGGGGAAGAAGCTGCTCCCGCAAGTCTCGTGCTCCTGATCTCGGTCGAGATCGTTCTCGGTTCACTGCTCGTTGCGTCTTTGCTGCCGAAGTGGTCGCTCGGCGCTTCGGTATTGCTGTTTAGTTCGTTCCTGGCCTGGATCGGTGTCTTGGAGTGGATGAACGCGCCAGTGGGGTGTGGCTGCGGCGTCCGCCTGCCGATGGCTTCCGCGCTGACGAGCGCCGACAGCCGGTCCGAGGCGCTTGTTCGCGCCGGGGGAATGTTCGTGTTGTGTGTGCTCGGGTTCGTGGGGTCTTGCCTTCGCACCACGACCGGGCTGATTCGAAATCCTGCGAAGGTGAGCGGAGTCGAATGATGAGAACTCATCGGGATCGGATCATTGCCCTGTTCCGTGCCGCGGCTGCCATCGGCATGGTGGCGATGGGCGCCGGCATGGTTTTCGCCGCGGACGGAGGGGGTGGTCCGGCCCCCAGTCCCGACTACTGCTGCTTCACCAAGTGTTGTCCTGACGGCGGCGGGGGGTTCGACTGCGCTACGCACTGTCGATCGGCCTGTCCGAGCGGGAAAACCTGTTCCGGGACCGGTACGTGCAATCCCGTGACCGCTCAGGCGCAGTGCATCTGATTACCGCACAGGCGGCGACCCGTGGCGACGGAGCGCCGCCGTTTGCTCGTATGAGTTCAATCCCATGCACAATGGTTCTCACCAGCGAGGAAACGTTCGCCTACGGTTGATACTGGCGATCGTCGTCATGGTTGCCGGTCTGGGTCTTGCCTTCCGCGCGCTGCGGCCGGTCCTCTGGCCGGCAACGCCTTCGCCACTACCACCGCAACTCACGGAAGCTTCGGAGCGACTCGGTCCCGGCCTTCTCGACACCGATCCGGCCAAGGAGCCTGCGGGCGACGCCGTTTCGCGCGCGGCGGGAGTTGCTCGTCTCGCCCTGGGTC is part of the Synechococcales cyanobacterium CNB genome and encodes:
- a CDS encoding dihydroorotate dehydrogenase, encoding MNHRDSTLVTDLAGLRLRNPVMLAAGTAGTLDEMADVLDLGQLGAVVTKSITPQPREGNATWRILESKAGMLNSIGLANVGLDAFEAHVAPRIPSVPTAIVGSVAGFSVDDYVLVAGAMGEIEAIAAVELNVSCPNVRHGTEFGADPRLLRELVGAVRAALPRTRMFVKLSPVAIGTPHGIADLARAAIEAGAVPSGPNSRPGADALTIANTVPAMAIDPATRRPRLANVTGGLSGPAVHPIAVKLVYDAHRLVCRDTGTPIIGCGGVQTWDDAAELILAGASAVQMGTALFADPRSPVRVVRGLERWVGRHGTAGIGELVGGVLVE
- a CDS encoding PEP-CTERM sorting domain-containing protein (PEP-CTERM proteins occur, often in large numbers, in the proteomes of bacteria that also encode an exosortase, a predicted intramembrane cysteine proteinase. The presence of a PEP-CTERM domain at a protein's C-terminus predicts cleavage within the sorting domain, followed by covalent anchoring to some some component of the (usually Gram-negative) cell surface. Many PEP-CTERM proteins exhibit an unusual sequence composition that includes large numbers of potential glycosylation sites. Expression of one such protein has been shown restore the ability of a bacterium to form floc, a type of biofilm.) — its product is MKKLAVLPLVCGLAVASHASAMDYVFNFGNVLITPANPQSQNANLSPGAGWQVVGFTFDGYYNYTHSFFATDARLDIFGPGGFHYAVGGYDNYSGNPWQFGDGEGQKTHTAAIGPVNANGNWTVQIINDWAPSSGHNWSNLTVTLHMVPAPGGLALLGLAGAAAFRRRR
- a CDS encoding 30S ribosomal protein S1, producing MVDETLIASLGLTDAETDRLLAEALGKSPADAHMDAFLVDNLADLSPGKIIKGKVIGFAGDDVVLEVGLKSEGLVPREEFGDEEIKPGETVDVLLENIEGDGGLVQLSKRKADRILNWQRIIDSTKEGDVVEGQVMRKIKGGLLVDIGVPVFLPASQVDIRRPHEIGDFVGRRVRAQILKIDTERRNIVISRRKLIEEERDAAKKRLLSTLKEGDIVTGTVKNIADFGAFVDLGGIDGLLHITDMSWGRINHPSELLKIDDKIEVKILNIDMEKEKIALGLKQKETSPWEEIEKKYPVGARVTGEVVNIMSYGAFVRLDDGIEGLVHISEMSWTRRINHPSEVLNQGDKVDVVILDVDKNKQEISLGMKQTEVNPWELVGEKYPPGTIVEGAVRNLANYGAFVEIEPGIDGLLHVTDMSWTKKVTHPNEVVKKGDVVRCVVLDVDREKQRISLGIKQLTEDPWLEAIPSAYKPGMVVRGKVTKITNFGVFVELEDDLEGLLHISELADHKVENPQDVVKPGDEIDVKILRVDTADRKIGLSLKRAQWGDTTGGDERDDDSGRPAPSPKRGGMDAHDALGSDKIRLP
- a CDS encoding Glu/Leu/Phe/Val dehydrogenase → MTQTATPAAKPAPAVGRDPIFDELGFPTDPDNLYLQTVATMLRAAELLDLRHRVRIILAQPKNETMVHFPVRMDDGHHKLFKGYRVQHNNALGPYKGGLRFHPDVHLDDVKALALLMTMKCSLARVPFGGGKGGVKVDPRAHSPSEMERITRRFTSAIMHLIGPDFDIPAPDVGTNAQHMAWIADTYMMSQPSNTPNDALRVVTGKPVEFGGSLGREKATGQGVVDVLIEMLPELGIELKDMRVSILGFGNVGSWAGRILDELGAKIVAVMDHTGAIRNDAGFDCEALAAHVAEKGGVAGFGKGTGSGGSPRLGGQPISADEFYKTAVDVFIPAALEQMIKEREARMLDCKVVVEAANAPTVPAGDRVLSERGIEVIPAILANSGGVTVSYFEWVQNKSCVTWDAETVDKELNRHMVMAARRTVLARQRYGCDMRTAAYVAALDHIGKVYAVRGIFP
- the fabG gene encoding 3-oxoacyl-[acyl-carrier-protein] reductase — protein: MTNADDARVAIVTGASRGIGRAAAVRLAREGRRVVLVARSEGPLTEVRSTIEEAGGSAWVKAVDVGHADALAAAIDEVASELGRLDILVNNAGITRDNLLLRMTDAEWDEVLRVNLTSAFVAIRAAARPMMKNRFGRIVNIGSTSGLMGNPGQANYAAAKAGLVGLTKTVARELGSKGITCNLIAPGFVETDMTAGLPETIVEKVKETMAVKRLGTPEDIAAAVAYATSDDAGYLTGQVIAVDGGLTMY
- a CDS encoding radical SAM protein, which codes for MFRANKPSRLAARGLALACLVASIPLALGGCSKPPPPPPPPPPPAPPPPPPPEPVDARAVVQALNASAAVQFVESQAPVDRSLAEAVVRLADAFARGDASAARRLLDKPAQSVLDTLVASDEWAEATSRIEAVRIVWIDDYARFSESPTAASVAFAVQEPGASYILRWDGTRVFDSWVFGGAPATPEVRVRATAWDGLAQSDYESAGGMALADGGNPFGLPEEVLAQLRAMGLDPANLDLDAIEKMLEEMGDQLPPEVVRQIRDLLRKLRDAGITPGTAPGGTQQDSERDPRRKNTPGGPITIPGG
- a CDS encoding ACP S-malonyltransferase; amino-acid sequence: MNPIVLLCPGQGAQALAMGRAWHDASPEARAVFDDAERILGARLGAPLRSLCFDGPADTLNRTDVSQPAIFTVSVACLRALCAAWAVSPDELPLAATAGLSLGEYTALHAADAIAFADALELVTLRGRAMQDAAEATPSGMVALIGADEAQARAVCDTARAADILVCANFNAPGQVVLSGATAACERAVKAAESMGLRVQPLPVAGAFHSPLMAPAAERLAEALARTTIRPPRCPVLSNVTGLPHAAASDTIQGGTGVPPVPKALADSIRLRLVEQLTQPVRWADCARWLAANTAAAAMHELAPGRTLAGLMRRIDRGLKVEAHDVPSE